In one window of Octopus bimaculoides isolate UCB-OBI-ISO-001 chromosome 20, ASM119413v2, whole genome shotgun sequence DNA:
- the LOC106870150 gene encoding thyrotropin-releasing hormone receptor, with the protein MANDTDYLLDFYRKTRNFMWVYVAIPLICFGIIGNILSIIILLRPRMRAMQVFVYLITLVSNDLVVLLSDAVPKVVFVLTGIILYSEHIFLCKFLSYLSQTSVLYASWLTVLITSERMVCVSFPIWSSINLKVKLKIIAMITTFLFISCLTALNLYYRTLISKPFSNAIFCSNTGPDDYAVFYEFTYSVFFSFLPAVLLVICSFVIILKLRTRFLVKDSQQKKANQSQASNDAVRILFLINLVYFLIVLPYGIMVFIMRLIPGNRVMMIALSITDVLYYISNSINFVLYSASGPTFRKELRSFCRGEESLTTGRSQSNRLSSVNVTTFSKRKRKDSISIVSLTSVKEFDQISDRQNT; encoded by the coding sequence ATGGCCAATGACACCGACTATTTACTCGATTTTTACAGGAAGACACGCAATTTCATGTGGGTTTATGTTGCTATCCCTTTGATTTGCTTCGGAATCATTGGAAATATTCTTTCCATTATCATTCTACTGCGACCGCGCATGCGTGCTATGCAGGTCTTTGTCTACCTCATCACTTTAGTCTCCAATGATTTGGTTGTTCTTCTCTCAGACGCTGTTCCTAAAGTGGTCTTTGTATTGACTGGCATCATTCTCTACTCCGAACATATATTCCTCTGTAAGTTCCTCTCGTATCTCTCCCAGACATCTGTGCTTTATGCCTCTTGGTTGACCGTTCTGATAACATCGGAGAGAATGGTCTGCGTTAGTTTCCCAATATGGAGTAGCATCAATTTGAAAGTCAAACTAAAGATTATCGCCATGATAACCACGTTTTTATTTATCTCCTGCTTGACTGCATTAAACCTGTATTATCGAACATTAATTTCAAAACCCTTCAGTAACGCCATATTCTGTAGCAATACCGGACCAGATGACTACGCAGTTTTCTATGAATTCACCTACAGCGTTTTCTTTAGTTTTTTACCGGCTGTATTGTTAGTGATCTGCagttttgtaataattttaaagCTGAGAACCCGTTTTTTAGTCAAAGATTCCCAACAGAAGAAAGCTAACCAAAGTCAAGCTTCGAACGATGCTGTCCGAATCCTCTTCTTAATCAATTTGGTATATTTCCTGATAGTACTTCCATACGGCATCATGGTTTTCATCATGAGACTTATCCCGGGCAACAGAGTTATGATGATTGCTCTGAGCATCACAGATGTGttgtattatatttcaaatagcatcaattttgttttatattctgccAGTGGACCGACATTTCGTAAAGAGCTCCGTTCTTTTTGTCGTGGGGAGGAATCTTTAACAACAGGACGGTCGCAGAGTAACCGTCTTTCCTCGGTCAATGTAACTACATTTAGTAAACGGAAGCGGAAGGACAGTATCTCAATAGTATCGTTGACTTCCGTCAAAGAATTTGATCAAATTTCCGACAGACAGAACACATAA